One part of the Lotus japonicus ecotype B-129 chromosome 2, LjGifu_v1.2 genome encodes these proteins:
- the LOC130736957 gene encoding uncharacterized protein LOC130736957, with protein MAVYRKNLDWRKGAHQIVCESDCKDLIDIVQKRAQTSHHAQVGILQEIYGLVGRCWRVELCWIPREINGAADWMANQGARSRWKGTQFVDSPDQELEVFVLQDKLGVL; from the coding sequence ATGGCAGTGTACAGGAAAAATTTAGATTGGAGAAAGGGAGCTCATCAGATTGTGTGCGAGTCGGATTGTAAGGATCTAATTGATATAGTGCAAAAGCGTGCCCAGACTTCCCATCATGCTCAAGTGGGGATCCTTCAGGAGATTTATGGGCTGGTTGGTAGGTGCTGGCGAGTGGAACTTTGCTGGATACCAAGGGAGATTAATGGTGCTGCAGATTGGATGGCCAATCAAGGTGCAAGAAGCAGGTGGAAAGGAACTCAGTTTGTTGACTCTCCAGACCAGGAACTTGAAGTCTTTGTACTTCAAGATAAGTTAGGAGTgctttag